The Bacteroidales bacterium genome has a segment encoding these proteins:
- a CDS encoding arylsulfatase has translation MLFAGTMLFSCAPKQNAESDKEIANDGTGIDRTVLPIKEPLRQTTKELDVRNATIPERFDVNAPENAPNVLLVLLDDLGFAGTSTFGGPVSTPTFDRLAGEGLVYNNFHTTAVCSPTRAALKSGRNHHVNNMGAIIETGTGFPGNTGQIPASVAPVAEMLRLNGYSTGAFGKWHELAAWETSVSGPFDRWPTRQGFDKFYGFLGGETNQWAPFIYDGTHPVELPEDPDYHFMRDMTDQAVAWMLYQKALTPDKPFFMYFAPGAVHAPHHVPESYIKKWKGKFDAGWDAMREQILERQIALGIVPAGTKLAPKPEAIQDWESLTADQKRLFTKQAEVYAAFLDMTDYEVGRLLDAIDQIGQADNTLVLFVYGDNGTSAEGGMNGMFSEMTYFNGVQETVEDMLKKIDKWGGPETYPHMAAGWAVMFDTPYTWTKQIGSDHGGTKVGMAIRWPKGIKSKGEVRTQFTHVIDVAPTILEAANLPEPKSVNGVEQRPMDGISIVYSFNDGNTKEKHKTQYFEMFGNRAIYHEGWYARTIHRAPWEPTPRRPLLEDIWELYDVANDFSLINDLAAEHPEKLKELQDLFLKEAEKNFALPIDDRVFERLIAEKVGRPDIMQGRTSLTLAQGMTGMTENVFLNVKNKSKTITAEVEIPEGKAAHGTIIAQGGRFGGWSLYVRNGVPAYDYNFIGMERYTISSTEKLTPGNHTIKFDFAYDGEGIGKGGLATLYIDDKKVGEGRIERTQSGIFSADETADVGIDLATPVVETIGSEHKSKFTGRIPKVTVEVR, from the coding sequence ATGCTGTTTGCAGGGACAATGTTATTTTCCTGCGCACCGAAGCAAAATGCAGAAAGTGATAAGGAAATCGCCAATGACGGCACTGGCATTGATCGAACAGTGCTTCCCATCAAAGAACCCCTTCGTCAAACCACGAAAGAGCTGGACGTAAGGAATGCAACAATTCCCGAACGTTTCGATGTAAATGCTCCGGAAAATGCACCCAATGTGTTGCTTGTGCTATTGGACGACCTTGGCTTTGCCGGAACCAGCACTTTTGGTGGCCCGGTTTCAACCCCTACATTTGACCGGTTGGCTGGTGAGGGATTGGTTTACAACAATTTTCACACAACCGCGGTTTGCTCTCCAACCAGAGCTGCATTAAAAAGTGGTCGCAACCACCATGTAAATAACATGGGCGCCATTATCGAGACAGGGACAGGTTTTCCGGGTAATACCGGCCAGATTCCGGCAAGTGTAGCTCCTGTTGCTGAGATGCTTCGTTTGAATGGTTACAGCACCGGTGCATTTGGAAAATGGCACGAGCTTGCAGCCTGGGAAACCAGTGTTTCCGGCCCCTTTGATCGTTGGCCGACACGCCAGGGTTTTGATAAATTTTATGGATTTCTCGGTGGAGAAACAAATCAGTGGGCGCCATTTATCTATGACGGCACACACCCTGTTGAACTGCCCGAAGATCCCGACTACCACTTTATGCGCGACATGACCGATCAAGCCGTTGCTTGGATGCTTTACCAAAAGGCATTAACCCCTGATAAGCCCTTCTTCATGTACTTCGCACCGGGTGCTGTGCATGCCCCTCACCATGTTCCGGAGAGCTACATTAAGAAGTGGAAAGGAAAATTTGATGCCGGCTGGGACGCGATGCGTGAGCAAATTCTTGAAAGGCAAATCGCTTTAGGGATTGTCCCTGCTGGAACTAAACTGGCGCCTAAGCCGGAGGCAATACAAGATTGGGAATCTCTTACGGCCGATCAAAAACGCCTGTTTACCAAACAGGCTGAAGTGTATGCTGCTTTTCTCGACATGACCGATTATGAAGTAGGACGCTTACTGGATGCTATTGACCAGATCGGACAGGCTGACAATACCCTTGTTCTCTTTGTTTACGGCGATAATGGTACAAGCGCTGAAGGTGGCATGAACGGGATGTTCAGCGAAATGACCTACTTTAACGGAGTGCAGGAAACCGTGGAGGACATGCTGAAGAAAATTGATAAGTGGGGCGGTCCGGAAACCTATCCGCACATGGCTGCTGGGTGGGCTGTTATGTTTGATACTCCATATACCTGGACCAAACAGATAGGATCAGACCACGGCGGCACCAAGGTGGGCATGGCCATTCGCTGGCCTAAAGGAATAAAATCCAAGGGAGAAGTGCGTACCCAATTCACTCATGTTATTGATGTAGCCCCAACCATTCTCGAGGCTGCCAACCTTCCCGAGCCAAAAAGTGTAAATGGCGTCGAGCAGCGCCCGATGGACGGAATCAGTATAGTTTATTCGTTTAACGATGGTAATACCAAAGAAAAGCACAAAACACAATATTTCGAAATGTTCGGTAACCGTGCAATCTATCACGAAGGATGGTACGCTCGTACTATTCACAGGGCGCCCTGGGAACCAACACCACGCAGACCACTGCTGGAGGATATCTGGGAACTGTATGATGTGGCCAATGACTTCAGTTTAATCAATGATCTGGCAGCAGAACATCCTGAAAAACTAAAAGAATTGCAGGATCTTTTCCTGAAGGAAGCGGAAAAGAATTTTGCGCTACCGATTGATGACCGTGTATTTGAGCGTCTTATCGCTGAAAAAGTGGGACGTCCCGACATCATGCAGGGGCGCACTTCGCTGACCCTTGCTCAAGGGATGACCGGAATGACAGAGAACGTCTTCCTGAATGTGAAAAACAAGTCAAAAACGATCACTGCAGAAGTTGAAATACCCGAAGGAAAAGCGGCTCACGGAACCATCATTGCTCAGGGAGGACGCTTTGGCGGGTGGTCACTGTATGTCAGGAACGGCGTACCTGCATATGATTATAACTTCATAGGAATGGAGCGCTACACTATTTCTTCCACTGAAAAATTAACACCGGGGAACCATACCATCAAGTTCGATTTTGCTTATGATGGCGAGGGCATCGGAAAAGGTGGTTTGGCAACACTATACATTGATGATAAAAAGGTCGGAGAAGGCCGTATCGAACGTACCCAGTCAGGGATTTTCTCTGCTGACGAAACTGCCGATGTGGGCATTGATCTCGCTACCCCAGTGGTTGAAACCATTGGATCCGAGCATAAATCGAAGTTTACCGGGAGAATTCCGAAAGTGACTGTGGAAGTCCGCTAA
- a CDS encoding DUF2092 domain-containing protein — translation MKKFVLLFFVATALITKAQTHQIDTTAIIIFDRMSDLIGDLGSVSFTVNTSQDIIDVELGLVKYFNESQVYMVGPDKMMIHSNGNKGHRGMWYNGEELVYYSFTESTYAVIDTPPTIIETFDEVNRQYDIEFPAADFFYPTFTDDLIATMDDIILAGRSVVEGKACYHIITRNKAMGAQFWISDDEWFLPVKMIITYYDESPNAQYSATFSDWKVNPDLPNAMFNFTPPPKARKIKILAKSF, via the coding sequence GTGAAAAAATTTGTACTTCTATTTTTTGTTGCTACTGCGTTGATAACCAAAGCACAAACACATCAAATTGACACCACAGCCATTATCATCTTCGACCGGATGAGCGACCTCATCGGAGACTTAGGGTCGGTAAGTTTCACAGTGAACACTTCACAGGACATTATTGATGTGGAACTCGGCCTGGTGAAATATTTCAACGAAAGCCAGGTGTATATGGTCGGTCCTGATAAAATGATGATCCACTCTAACGGCAATAAAGGTCACAGGGGGATGTGGTACAACGGCGAAGAACTGGTTTACTATTCCTTCACCGAAAGCACCTATGCGGTGATTGATACTCCGCCTACTATCATAGAAACCTTTGATGAAGTGAACCGACAATACGACATCGAATTCCCGGCAGCCGATTTCTTTTACCCTACCTTTACTGATGATCTGATTGCAACCATGGATGACATCATCCTTGCCGGAAGAAGCGTAGTTGAAGGAAAAGCCTGTTACCATATCATTACAAGAAACAAGGCGATGGGCGCACAATTCTGGATTTCGGATGATGAATGGTTTCTTCCGGTGAAAATGATCATTACTTATTATGATGAAAGTCCCAATGCACAATATTCGGCCACTTTTTCTGACTGGAAGGTGAATCCGGATTTACCGAATGCGATGTTCAATTTTACTCCACCCCCTAAGGCCAGGAAAATTAAAATTCTGGCCAAATCATTTTGA
- a CDS encoding OmpW family protein: protein MKKIFFVLLVTGIIGITQLNAQENFFSMQYSVGFGTGDMGEFIEKTSWRGISFEFRNFVSPNVGLGIESGMNTFYENKDYDTYTDGTISLSGVQYRYINTIPILAAADYYFQPDAQINPFLGLGLGTIYNRRDLDMGLYTVEDEAWQFALRPEVGVLFNVSEGLDLMLAAKYYAGFKGGDLEAQNYVTINLGFNFK from the coding sequence ATGAAAAAGATATTTTTTGTTTTACTGGTAACAGGTATCATCGGGATTACGCAACTAAACGCTCAGGAGAACTTCTTTTCCATGCAGTATTCTGTTGGATTTGGAACCGGGGATATGGGAGAGTTTATTGAAAAAACGAGTTGGCGAGGTATTTCCTTTGAATTCCGCAACTTCGTTTCTCCCAATGTTGGTCTTGGTATTGAATCAGGAATGAATACTTTTTATGAGAATAAAGACTATGACACCTACACAGATGGAACCATCTCTCTCTCGGGTGTTCAATACAGGTACATCAATACAATTCCTATCCTTGCAGCGGCTGATTACTACTTCCAGCCAGACGCTCAGATCAATCCCTTTCTAGGGCTTGGTCTTGGTACAATTTACAACCGCAGAGATCTGGATATGGGTTTGTACACAGTTGAGGATGAAGCATGGCAATTTGCACTGCGTCCTGAGGTGGGTGTGCTTTTCAATGTATCAGAAGGTCTTGATCTGATGCTTGCTGCTAAATATTATGCAGGCTTCAAAGGCGGCGACCTGGAAGCACAAAATTATGTCACCATTAATCTTGGCTTTAACTTCAAATAG
- a CDS encoding DUF4136 domain-containing protein: MKRKLFSLVLLTSLGLLWGCYPDGPEYVDELDIVYSNYDPGFDFESKGTYSIPDKIVKITGDEDADIEYVNNIYAQPTLAQIEKNMAALGWTKVAQDQNPDTHLFPAAWTSTTIVVSGGWGGYWCYWDPYYCGGYGWYYPYPVYSSYTTGTFLMTMVDPNYESTDGSRLAVWTSAINGLYQGTYNASRVNNAIDQAFEQSSYLKTN; encoded by the coding sequence ATGAAACGTAAATTATTTTCATTGGTTTTATTAACCAGTTTGGGTCTGCTCTGGGGATGTTACCCTGACGGACCGGAATATGTGGATGAACTGGATATTGTTTATTCGAATTACGATCCAGGTTTCGACTTCGAGAGCAAAGGCACCTACTCCATCCCTGACAAAATTGTTAAAATTACAGGTGATGAAGATGCTGACATTGAGTATGTCAACAATATTTATGCACAACCAACGCTGGCTCAGATCGAAAAGAACATGGCGGCATTAGGCTGGACAAAAGTAGCGCAGGATCAAAATCCGGATACTCATCTCTTTCCTGCAGCCTGGACATCCACAACAATAGTGGTTTCCGGTGGCTGGGGTGGCTACTGGTGTTATTGGGATCCTTATTATTGCGGCGGGTATGGATGGTATTACCCTTACCCTGTTTACAGCAGCTACACAACGGGAACATTCTTAATGACAATGGTTGATCCAAATTATGAGAGCACCGATGGCAGCCGGTTGGCTGTTTGGACCAGTGCCATCAACGGACTTTATCAGGGGACTTACAATGCAAGCAGGGTCAACAATGCCATTGATCAGGCATTTGAACAATCATCTTACCTGAAAACCAATTAA
- a CDS encoding porin family protein, with protein MKRIILSLFVFFVVSSIVTAQEIRLNAFSKYVFDDKVDSYYSSTSYFEGTIEGGFQWGLGLEYMAHPTKGIELKYLRQEAQVPMSYYLNGVKTKTFDVNINYVLLGGNNYFKTGGKVEPYGGLGIGMAIFKIQNPESSSTDDSAIKFAWELKLGTNIWVSEKVGIKLQADLASAVQSAGGGLYFGTGGAGAGVSTYSTMYQWGLGGGLTFKLK; from the coding sequence ATGAAACGAATTATTCTCAGCCTGTTTGTTTTCTTCGTGGTATCAAGTATAGTGACCGCACAGGAAATCCGGTTAAATGCCTTTTCGAAATATGTTTTTGACGATAAGGTTGACTCTTATTACAGCAGCACGTCCTATTTCGAAGGAACCATTGAAGGTGGCTTCCAGTGGGGGTTGGGGCTGGAGTATATGGCACATCCAACCAAAGGCATTGAATTGAAATACCTGCGTCAGGAAGCTCAGGTCCCAATGAGTTATTACCTCAATGGGGTAAAAACGAAAACTTTTGATGTGAATATTAATTACGTGCTGCTTGGCGGAAACAATTATTTTAAGACAGGGGGAAAGGTTGAGCCTTATGGCGGCCTTGGTATTGGCATGGCAATTTTTAAAATTCAAAATCCTGAAAGCAGTTCAACCGACGACAGCGCAATTAAATTTGCATGGGAGCTGAAGTTGGGAACCAATATCTGGGTAAGCGAAAAGGTAGGAATAAAACTTCAGGCCGATCTTGCCTCAGCAGTTCAATCAGCAGGCGGTGGATTGTATTTTGGAACCGGAGGCGCCGGCGCAGGTGTTAGTACCTATTCAACCATGTATCAGTGGGGCCTGGGCGGTGGATTGACATTTAAACTCAAGTAA
- the rsmG gene encoding 16S rRNA (guanine(527)-N(7))-methyltransferase RsmG: MKIISKYFTELTQDQTDRFIQLNPLYSELNEKINVISRRDIENLYERHVLHSLAIARVISFEPGTSVLDAGTGGGFPGIPLAIIFPDVQFHLIDSIGKKIKGVESIIQGLGLKNVTTDQTRLEDLNQKYDFIVSRAVATIPQMLSWSKGLIEPAGFNALPNGMLYLKGGDFSEELKQVGRNYIVYNLSNFFEEEFFETKRLIHLW, encoded by the coding sequence ATGAAAATCATCAGTAAATATTTCACCGAACTCACGCAGGATCAAACGGACCGGTTCATTCAACTGAACCCACTTTATTCAGAGCTGAACGAGAAAATTAATGTAATCTCCCGCAGGGACATAGAAAATCTGTATGAGCGTCATGTGCTGCACTCGTTGGCCATTGCAAGGGTTATCAGTTTTGAACCGGGAACCAGCGTCCTTGATGCCGGCACGGGTGGTGGTTTTCCGGGCATTCCACTGGCTATAATATTTCCCGATGTTCAATTTCATTTAATTGACTCAATTGGCAAAAAAATTAAAGGAGTTGAAAGTATTATTCAAGGATTGGGTTTGAAAAATGTTACGACTGATCAAACGCGGCTTGAGGATTTGAATCAGAAGTACGACTTCATTGTCAGCCGTGCGGTTGCTACTATTCCACAAATGCTGTCCTGGTCAAAAGGGCTGATTGAACCCGCCGGTTTCAATGCTCTGCCCAATGGCATGTTGTACCTCAAGGGCGGCGATTTTTCTGAAGAACTTAAACAGGTCGGAAGGAATTACATTGTTTACAACCTGAGCAATTTTTTTGAAGAAGAATTTTTCGAAACCAAACGCCTGATCCACCTTTGGTAG
- a CDS encoding oligopeptide transporter, OPT family has product MTEKQKFVPFVSSESDMKEFTFRALLIGLVLSVVLGAANAYLGLKAGMTIAAVYPAAVVGMALLRMVKGTILEENFARTVGAIGESVAAGAIFTLPAFFVAGLWDPFFTPGNYVTSTFILIIGGVLGIMFVALLRRVMVEDTDLPFPESVAAAEIHKAGRSGGGGSKFLFGTMIVGAVIKLLAELKLFSTAWEHFVLWGKQTIAGTAFTGKGGMFLGSPGVSPAYIGVGYIIGPTLGSLAFSGGIIAWGLMTPIILYFLGPTLAVPEAATSAEWLVVAKQVWSSIVRPIAIGGMLVGAIFTLFKMRHSLIAGISRSIGDVKKAASGTSVQVERIERDIKFSYVVMGIIGVAIATFAITFFIFHTLLWVAIVVAIVMTILAFFFAAVSGYLVGIIGSSNNPISGLTLTALVITALILVLLGIDKGDSGVLAVLGVAAIVCVSAAVAGEMLQDLKSGHILGGTPWKMEVGNIIGVVASGAVMFFILTILNDGDVARGMIEGYKGGFGSAELPAPQASLMAILSRGIVGGEMAWPLIIVGMFMGVGFILMKVKSPMLVSVGMYLPLTTTFAIFIGGLIKGITDNMAEKRKHNDAQKTRSENIGILLASGLIAGEALMGLVIAMFAVGGVFFFNYFVFFSNPTFLISFVVIILIALILIYYPIKNAGDPDQPAPPSVSGH; this is encoded by the coding sequence ATGACAGAAAAACAGAAGTTTGTACCCTTTGTTTCGTCGGAAAGCGACATGAAGGAGTTTACCTTTCGGGCGTTGCTGATCGGATTGGTGCTGTCGGTAGTGCTGGGCGCTGCCAATGCCTACCTTGGTTTGAAAGCCGGGATGACTATTGCTGCTGTTTATCCGGCTGCAGTTGTAGGGATGGCTCTGCTGAGAATGGTAAAAGGCACCATCCTCGAAGAAAACTTTGCCCGTACAGTGGGCGCCATTGGCGAATCGGTGGCTGCCGGCGCTATTTTCACCTTGCCGGCATTTTTTGTTGCCGGATTGTGGGATCCCTTCTTCACGCCGGGCAATTACGTTACCTCCACCTTCATTCTAATTATCGGCGGTGTGCTCGGTATTATGTTTGTCGCTCTGCTGCGCCGTGTGATGGTCGAAGACACTGATCTCCCGTTTCCTGAAAGTGTAGCTGCTGCCGAAATCCATAAAGCCGGCCGTTCCGGGGGCGGAGGTTCCAAATTTTTATTCGGAACCATGATTGTTGGTGCAGTGATTAAACTGCTGGCCGAGTTAAAATTGTTTTCAACAGCCTGGGAGCATTTTGTGCTCTGGGGGAAACAAACAATTGCCGGTACAGCATTTACCGGTAAAGGAGGTATGTTTCTCGGTTCACCGGGGGTCAGCCCTGCCTATATCGGTGTCGGTTACATCATCGGGCCAACACTGGGTTCGCTTGCGTTCAGCGGTGGAATTATCGCCTGGGGGCTGATGACGCCGATCATTTTATACTTTCTCGGCCCCACACTGGCCGTTCCAGAAGCTGCAACCTCTGCAGAGTGGCTCGTTGTAGCCAAGCAGGTCTGGTCGAGCATCGTCCGCCCGATTGCCATTGGCGGAATGCTGGTCGGCGCCATTTTTACCTTGTTCAAAATGCGCCACAGCTTGATTGCCGGTATCAGTCGGTCAATCGGCGATGTGAAAAAAGCAGCATCCGGCACCTCAGTTCAGGTGGAACGGATCGAACGCGACATCAAATTCTCCTACGTGGTCATGGGTATCATTGGCGTTGCTATTGCCACTTTTGCCATTACCTTCTTTATTTTCCATACATTGCTGTGGGTTGCCATCGTCGTTGCGATTGTCATGACGATTCTTGCTTTCTTTTTTGCCGCAGTTTCTGGCTACCTGGTTGGTATCATCGGTTCGTCCAACAACCCGATCAGCGGTTTAACGCTCACTGCATTGGTTATTACTGCATTGATCCTTGTGCTGTTGGGAATTGACAAAGGCGATTCCGGAGTACTTGCCGTGTTGGGCGTTGCTGCCATTGTTTGCGTTTCGGCGGCGGTGGCCGGCGAGATGCTGCAGGACCTCAAGTCAGGTCACATTTTGGGTGGAACTCCCTGGAAAATGGAAGTTGGGAATATTATTGGTGTGGTTGCCTCCGGCGCTGTTATGTTCTTTATCCTTACTATTCTTAATGATGGAGACGTTGCCCGCGGTATGATTGAAGGTTACAAGGGCGGCTTCGGCAGTGCCGAATTGCCGGCGCCACAGGCAAGCCTTATGGCCATCCTGTCGCGCGGTATTGTTGGTGGCGAAATGGCCTGGCCGTTGATTATTGTCGGAATGTTCATGGGAGTAGGTTTTATCCTGATGAAGGTGAAAAGCCCGATGCTGGTAAGTGTTGGGATGTACCTGCCACTGACTACCACTTTTGCTATTTTCATTGGCGGCCTTATCAAGGGGATCACTGATAATATGGCTGAAAAGCGCAAACACAACGACGCGCAGAAAACAAGGAGTGAAAATATCGGGATTCTGCTGGCTTCCGGATTGATTGCCGGTGAAGCATTGATGGGACTTGTCATTGCCATGTTTGCTGTGGGTGGAGTTTTCTTCTTCAACTACTTCGTATTTTTCAGCAACCCGACATTCCTCATCAGTTTTGTCGTGATCATTTTGATTGCTTTAATCCTGATTTACTACCCGATCAAAAATGCCGGCGATCCTGATCAACCGGCTCCTCCGTCGGTAAGTGGCCATTAA
- a CDS encoding PqqD family protein — protein sequence MNYFKKRKLLKDANYLDLVPVRSCNFESDQAGKVTLLIPKFKSDFLRRLLVPQRKSPDFRIKLDELGSAVWLAADGIRNVAEISALLIETMGEKVAPAEERIPKFLSILFRQGFINFKQLIEALENKRG from the coding sequence ATGAACTATTTCAAAAAGCGAAAACTCCTTAAAGATGCCAACTACCTCGACCTTGTACCGGTTCGCAGTTGTAATTTCGAATCGGATCAGGCCGGAAAAGTCACGTTGCTGATTCCTAAATTTAAAAGTGACTTCCTGCGGCGCTTGTTAGTACCCCAGCGCAAATCACCGGATTTCCGGATCAAACTGGATGAGCTGGGTTCGGCTGTGTGGCTTGCTGCCGACGGGATAAGAAATGTCGCGGAAATTTCAGCATTACTCATCGAAACGATGGGAGAGAAGGTAGCCCCTGCCGAAGAGCGAATTCCCAAATTCCTCTCCATACTTTTCAGGCAGGGTTTTATCAATTTTAAGCAGTTGATCGAAGCCTTGGAGAATAAACGCGGATAG
- a CDS encoding glycosyltransferase: protein MKKAIVSVINDLATDRRVDKTCNTLVDLGFDVLLVGRKLPGSLPIMPRRYQTRRMNLLFTKGPLFYAEFNIRLFILLLFKKTDLLFANDLDTLLPNFLISKVKSIPLVYDSHEYFTETPELINRRFVQGVWRAIEKMLFPKLKDIITVNESIAGLFFEKYGKDVHVVRNIPPSPGLSSVKTRTELGLPSDTSIILLQGSGINIQRGAEELVEAMQYVEGARLLIIGGGDVIDKLKQKRQDLQLEEKITFLPKMPFDRLIHYTANADLGLTLDKDTNINYRFSLPNKLFDYIHAGVPVLATPLVEVKKIIDEYGVGETIGSHEAEQLAVKISAMLTDREKLSAYRENCRKAASVLTWENEQKVLIEVLEKYA from the coding sequence TTGAAAAAAGCTATTGTATCGGTAATTAACGACCTGGCGACCGACCGCCGGGTGGATAAAACCTGCAACACGCTGGTTGATCTTGGTTTTGATGTGCTGCTTGTTGGACGAAAACTCCCGGGCAGCCTCCCGATTATGCCCCGCAGGTACCAGACCCGACGTATGAATTTGTTGTTTACAAAAGGACCGCTGTTTTACGCCGAATTCAACATCAGGCTTTTTATTCTCCTGCTTTTTAAAAAAACTGATTTGCTTTTTGCCAATGACCTGGATACCCTATTGCCCAACTTCCTGATTTCAAAAGTGAAATCCATTCCGTTGGTTTACGACAGCCACGAGTATTTTACCGAGACCCCCGAACTGATTAATCGCAGGTTTGTGCAGGGTGTTTGGAGAGCGATTGAAAAAATGCTTTTCCCGAAGTTAAAGGATATAATCACTGTTAATGAGTCCATTGCCGGACTGTTTTTCGAAAAATACGGGAAGGATGTTCATGTTGTAAGAAATATTCCTCCTTCACCCGGTCTATCCTCCGTCAAAACAAGAACAGAGCTTGGTCTGCCTTCTGATACTTCAATTATCCTGCTGCAAGGTTCGGGTATCAACATCCAGCGGGGCGCCGAGGAACTCGTCGAAGCCATGCAATACGTCGAAGGCGCCAGACTGCTGATCATCGGCGGTGGTGATGTGATTGACAAGCTGAAGCAGAAGCGACAAGACCTGCAACTGGAAGAGAAAATTACTTTTTTACCAAAAATGCCCTTTGACCGGCTTATTCATTACACGGCCAATGCTGACCTGGGGTTGACGCTCGACAAGGACACCAATATCAACTACCGGTTCTCTTTGCCGAATAAGCTGTTCGACTATATTCATGCCGGAGTACCGGTGTTAGCAACCCCTTTAGTTGAGGTTAAAAAGATCATCGACGAATATGGAGTAGGGGAGACCATCGGAAGCCATGAAGCTGAGCAATTGGCAGTAAAAATTTCTGCGATGCTGACTGACAGGGAAAAATTGTCTGCTTATCGGGAGAATTGCAGAAAAGCAGCCAGCGTTTTAACATGGGAAAATGAACAAAAAGTTTTAATTGAGGTCTTAGAAAAATATGCCTGA
- a CDS encoding glycosyltransferase family 1 protein, with the protein MPEKHLHIVSFDVPFPPNYGGVIDVYFKLVALKKAGVKIHLHCFSYGREPAHDLDQWCEEVHYYPRKTGFINSLGLRPYIVQSRQSEALIQRLAKDNYPILFEGLHSCFYIDDARLKGRKKIYRESNIEHHYYFHLFRAERNFFRKFYFISASLKLRLYQNILKHATMMLVVSKSDTEYLQKQFKSQRVIYLPSFHPNDEFSVIQGKGDYALYHGKLSVTENHQAARYLIEKVFSVLDHRLVIAGLEPPEHLIKLIRSHPNVELVANPDDEAMFDLIRNAQANVLVTFQPTGLKLKLLNTLYQGRFCLVNPEMVVGTGLDSLCEIAGDTEELKEKVHLVFDRAFDFDEVERRRKILDANYANSAKAEKLIELVFGSD; encoded by the coding sequence ATGCCTGAAAAACACCTCCATATTGTCTCCTTCGATGTGCCTTTTCCTCCGAATTATGGTGGAGTGATTGATGTTTATTTCAAATTGGTTGCACTGAAAAAAGCAGGGGTAAAAATTCATCTCCATTGTTTTAGCTATGGTCGTGAGCCAGCGCATGACCTGGATCAATGGTGTGAAGAAGTACATTATTATCCCCGAAAGACGGGTTTTATCAACTCATTGGGTCTTCGCCCATATATCGTCCAAAGCAGGCAGTCTGAAGCATTGATCCAGCGATTGGCAAAAGATAACTATCCCATTTTGTTTGAGGGATTGCACTCTTGCTTTTATATTGATGATGCAAGGTTAAAAGGCCGGAAAAAGATCTATCGTGAAAGCAACATTGAGCACCATTATTACTTTCACCTTTTCAGGGCTGAGCGAAACTTTTTCAGGAAATTCTATTTTATCTCGGCCAGTTTGAAGTTGCGGCTCTATCAAAATATTCTGAAGCATGCCACCATGATGCTGGTGGTTTCGAAAAGTGACACAGAATATTTACAAAAACAGTTCAAAAGCCAAAGGGTAATCTACCTTCCAAGTTTTCATCCCAATGATGAGTTTTCTGTTATTCAGGGAAAGGGTGATTATGCACTTTATCATGGGAAACTTTCGGTAACTGAAAACCACCAGGCAGCCAGGTATCTCATCGAAAAGGTGTTTTCGGTTTTGGATCATCGACTGGTGATTGCCGGGTTGGAACCGCCTGAACACCTCATCAAACTGATACGGTCACACCCAAACGTAGAATTAGTTGCCAATCCTGACGATGAGGCAATGTTTGATCTGATCCGCAACGCCCAGGCCAATGTATTGGTTACTTTCCAGCCTACCGGCCTAAAGTTGAAACTGCTCAACACCCTCTACCAGGGTAGGTTTTGCTTGGTAAACCCTGAAATGGTTGTTGGGACGGGGCTTGATTCACTTTGTGAAATTGCCGGTGATACCGAAGAGTTAAAGGAAAAGGTCCACCTGGTTTTCGATCGTGCATTTGATTTTGACGAGGTTGAGCGGCGGCGGAAAATCCTTGATGCAAATTATGCTAATTCGGCCAAAGCGGAAAAATTGATTGAGTTGGTTTTTGGATCAGATTAG